A portion of the Pseudoalteromonas luteoviolacea genome contains these proteins:
- a CDS encoding ATP-binding protein, with translation MEKKSSKALNTLRLNFSLVILIGLGLTLASLFFYHKVETQWRYYSTNIYEVYYLHDDLVQHLGYGGFIHNFKNLVLRKDRARYEPELRKSIVEIKEIISTLERFEQYDNQSLKIIKRVVIEYEDNLSLAIQLIDKGVSSEEIDKAVQVDDTRALAALAKFHLDSRARINKEEEELSNNFAIAHTVNVISVMIFIAVLVIYFFRLKNAFEKEHILKLEAQKASQAKSDFLANMSHEVRTPLNGVMGSLQQLHSDLTREKDIETVSVALYSCRSLLKIINDILDFSKVEANQLSLDNVEFSLDNMIDSLNSDFTLRAKKKSISFTISVNKELRSSLWMGDPVRVKQVLNNLVSNAIKFTDNGGVNVEIYTDDTQDSAVLVLRICDSGIGMSKEGLSNLFNRFQQADNSITRRFGGTGLGMAITDNLIELMGGEIVVNSQEGKGTDVVVRLPLKKLKESTKEHVNKVVKKVVAPNLSEKLILVAEDDPINIRVITAMLEKTSARLSIAKNGIEAVEAFRSNVPDLVLMDIQMPKMSGIQACELIRLENRVLPVIALTANVMKNDIEQYEQSGFTDHVGKPIDQTLFYRKLSEYIK, from the coding sequence GTGGAGAAAAAATCTAGCAAAGCGTTAAATACATTACGTTTGAACTTTTCTCTTGTGATTTTAATTGGTTTGGGCCTTACGCTTGCTTCTTTATTTTTTTACCACAAAGTTGAAACGCAATGGCGATACTACTCAACTAATATATATGAAGTTTACTATTTGCATGATGATTTAGTACAACACCTTGGCTATGGTGGCTTCATTCATAATTTTAAAAACTTAGTGCTAAGAAAAGATAGAGCGCGTTATGAGCCTGAGTTAAGAAAATCAATAGTTGAAATTAAGGAAATAATTTCTACATTAGAGCGCTTTGAACAATACGATAACCAATCCTTAAAAATAATAAAAAGAGTCGTAATCGAGTACGAAGATAATTTGTCACTTGCTATACAGCTAATTGACAAAGGTGTTTCAAGTGAAGAAATAGATAAGGCTGTTCAGGTAGATGATACGCGTGCGTTGGCAGCATTAGCCAAGTTTCACTTAGATAGCCGAGCCAGGATCAATAAAGAAGAAGAAGAGCTAAGCAATAACTTTGCCATAGCGCATACTGTGAACGTCATTAGTGTGATGATTTTTATCGCTGTACTGGTTATTTATTTTTTCAGGCTGAAAAATGCCTTCGAAAAAGAGCATATTCTAAAGTTAGAAGCTCAAAAAGCATCACAAGCAAAGTCAGATTTTTTGGCCAATATGAGTCACGAAGTCAGGACGCCGCTAAATGGAGTAATGGGCTCATTGCAACAACTGCATTCGGATCTAACAAGAGAAAAAGACATTGAAACTGTGTCAGTCGCACTTTACTCATGCAGAAGCTTACTCAAAATTATCAATGACATACTTGATTTTTCAAAAGTAGAAGCCAACCAATTATCGCTAGACAACGTTGAGTTTTCATTGGACAACATGATAGATAGCCTTAACTCTGATTTTACTTTGCGGGCCAAAAAGAAGTCTATTTCATTCACGATAAGTGTAAATAAAGAACTAAGAAGTAGTCTGTGGATGGGTGATCCCGTTAGAGTTAAACAAGTCTTAAATAATCTAGTGTCAAATGCGATTAAATTTACAGATAACGGGGGAGTTAACGTCGAAATTTACACAGATGACACGCAGGACTCGGCTGTGCTTGTGTTAAGAATTTGCGATTCCGGTATAGGTATGTCTAAAGAAGGTCTCAGTAATTTGTTTAATCGTTTCCAGCAAGCCGATAACTCTATCACTCGTCGGTTTGGTGGCACAGGGCTTGGTATGGCGATTACTGACAACCTTATCGAGCTTATGGGTGGTGAAATTGTCGTTAATAGCCAAGAGGGGAAAGGAACGGATGTTGTCGTCAGGCTACCTTTGAAAAAGCTAAAAGAGAGTACAAAAGAGCATGTCAACAAAGTTGTAAAAAAGGTAGTCGCACCAAATTTATCCGAAAAGCTCATCCTAGTAGCTGAGGATGATCCGATAAACATCCGCGTCATAACTGCTATGCTAGAAAAAACAAGTGCTCGATTATCCATAGCAAAAAATGGTATTGAAGCAGTCGAGGCCTTTAGGAGCAATGTACCTGACTTAGTTCTTATGGATATTCAAATGCCAAAAATGAGTGGTATTCAAGCTTGTGAATTAATACGGCTAGAAAACAGGGTCTTACCTGTAATTGCGCTGACTGCAAATGTGATGAAAAACGACATTGAGCAATATGAACAAAGCGGCTTTACTGATCATGTCGGCAAGCCAATAGACCAAACCTTGTTTTATAGAAAATTGAGTGAATATATAAAATGA
- a CDS encoding RNA polymerase sigma factor, with product MVNITKDKDKEEVIAQFWPQISRAASGYESRPALSDELAQEMALSVWRSLEGFNDQCSLNTYIYRVIHNTAIDHIRRHSRISEDELDEAALCESPTPEKSALQAQRQQQLIIAVNKLPLSLRQVMLLKLEDLNNVEMSEVLGISEANVGVRLHRAKEQLSTLLAGMN from the coding sequence TTGGTAAATATCACCAAGGACAAAGATAAAGAAGAGGTCATCGCGCAATTTTGGCCACAAATAAGCCGCGCAGCATCTGGGTATGAAAGTAGACCAGCTTTATCAGATGAACTAGCGCAAGAAATGGCACTATCAGTTTGGCGGTCTTTAGAAGGGTTCAATGACCAATGTTCACTGAATACCTATATTTACCGTGTGATCCACAATACAGCCATTGATCACATAAGGCGACATAGTAGAATTTCTGAAGATGAATTAGATGAAGCAGCACTTTGTGAATCTCCAACACCAGAAAAAAGTGCTTTACAAGCGCAAAGGCAGCAACAATTGATCATTGCAGTTAATAAGCTGCCGCTCAGCTTAAGGCAAGTTATGTTACTCAAGTTAGAGGACTTAAATAACGTAGAAATGAGCGAAGTCTTAGGGATAAGCGAGGCAAATGTCGGTGTTAGGTTACACCGAGCAAAAGAGCAATTATCGACGTTACTAGCAGGTATGAATTGA
- a CDS encoding DinB family protein, with amino-acid sequence MALYNQRMNCQLVTAAKTLNNSQLIEDKGAFFGSILGTFNHLIIGDMIWLLRFAKHSNRYQALIQLSELPYPTSLDDILYDQLEPLIKVRKQLDQAILDWVKYEAQEADFHRTLTYSNTKSEVSEREFSELVSHMFNHQTHHRGQVSTLFSQLGVDIGSTDYLLDIPDEKSAG; translated from the coding sequence ATGGCTTTGTATAATCAGCGTATGAATTGCCAGTTAGTAACTGCGGCAAAAACGCTTAACAATAGTCAACTGATAGAAGACAAAGGCGCGTTTTTTGGTTCTATACTAGGCACGTTCAATCATTTAATTATAGGTGATATGATCTGGTTGCTTAGGTTTGCGAAACACTCCAATCGTTATCAAGCACTTATACAGCTCAGCGAGTTGCCATACCCAACCAGCTTAGACGACATATTGTATGACCAATTAGAGCCGTTGATCAAAGTCAGAAAGCAATTAGACCAGGCAATTTTGGACTGGGTAAAGTATGAAGCACAAGAAGCAGATTTTCATCGCACTCTGACTTATAGCAATACAAAAAGCGAAGTCAGTGAAAGGGAGTTTAGTGAGTTGGTATCTCACATGTTTAATCATCAGACGCATCATCGAGGCCAAGTATCAACGCTATTCAGCCAGTTAGGGGTTGATATTGGCAGTACAGACTATCTGTTAGATATACCAGACGAAAAAAGTGCTGGTTAA
- a CDS encoding Kiwa anti-phage protein KwaB-like domain-containing protein has protein sequence MLQLEDLLEYAEKLENDDNVKVSLMFVTRKLKPGMKASAKVLDKFDFILNKVALSEEISQYFKSVLINQIKTQASKDDIEVKPYTVIGDDLPQVYSYALNNALSFSKVITEQARADNTPTINCLNDIKNDLWAYCIKVKSGDKYTYSFRKVAKGKITTNTPDTLGKKLSAMFDKSEAELQEFDGSVISFDDKIDCLCIDEQFYVFHKSGFEQILGLDEEFTKTAQETVEAIKGFDLVEGLDLVEKELLQKSTIRKTLSSIKQKGNDKSLTKFEITAMNEILQKLEGESFEITEDGKIILSNSKDVKYFVKLLNDYYKQGMTTKKYYTSNAGSIIDPQG, from the coding sequence ATGCTGCAACTTGAAGACCTACTAGAGTATGCCGAAAAGCTAGAGAATGATGATAATGTCAAAGTTAGCTTAATGTTTGTTACGAGAAAACTAAAGCCTGGTATGAAAGCCTCAGCCAAGGTATTAGACAAGTTCGATTTTATTTTAAATAAAGTCGCCCTCTCTGAAGAGATAAGCCAGTACTTTAAAAGTGTGCTAATCAATCAAATTAAAACCCAAGCCTCAAAAGATGACATTGAGGTTAAACCATATACTGTTATTGGAGATGATCTCCCTCAAGTTTATTCATATGCACTTAATAACGCGTTATCCTTCTCAAAAGTAATAACCGAGCAAGCGAGAGCCGACAATACTCCTACTATTAACTGTTTGAATGACATAAAAAATGACCTTTGGGCCTATTGCATCAAAGTTAAAAGTGGCGACAAATACACTTACTCTTTCCGAAAAGTGGCGAAAGGAAAAATTACTACGAATACCCCTGATACTCTTGGTAAAAAGCTATCAGCAATGTTTGACAAAAGTGAAGCTGAGCTACAAGAGTTTGACGGCTCTGTTATCAGCTTTGACGATAAAATTGATTGTTTATGTATTGATGAACAGTTTTATGTGTTCCACAAATCAGGTTTTGAACAAATATTGGGGCTTGATGAGGAGTTTACTAAAACAGCTCAAGAAACAGTTGAAGCAATTAAGGGGTTTGATTTAGTTGAAGGCCTAGACTTAGTTGAAAAAGAGCTACTTCAAAAATCAACAATTAGAAAAACGCTCTCGAGTATAAAGCAAAAAGGTAATGACAAGTCTCTGACAAAATTTGAAATCACAGCAATGAACGAAATACTTCAAAAGCTTGAAGGAGAAAGCTTTGAAATTACCGAAGATGGTAAAATAATTCTGAGTAACAGCAAAGACGTTAAATACTTTGTTAAGCTGCTAAATGACTACTACAAACAAGGGATGACCACCAAGAAATACTATACTTCCAACGCTGGCAGTATTATCGATCCCCAAGGATAG